The stretch of DNA GGAAGCGAAGTCTGAAAATGGGTCAACACTGATAGAAAGAAAGAAGCTGGGCAAATTGAAGTTGAAATCTTGGAGACTATATCCGGATGATGCTCAGCGTATCCTACATTTACATGATCCCACGTGTGTGGTTTCGGGTTTTTACCTCACTAGCCTTTTCCGGCAAGGCTGGTCACACGCCGAAACTCAATGAGACGCTCGTGTGCGAAGTTAATTCTATGCAAGTTTGCTATAGAAATGTTTTAAGAGAAGGCGGAGAAGAGTGAGATGGTGTAAATGAGTATATAGCACAGAGAAGTTTCTGATAACGTGATTTTCATCTTGGCAAGTTCAATCACTTATAGGAATTCCGCTATCAGGCGAAGATTTAACAGCCCAACAAAGTACGTAAGGTTACTTGCTTTTAGTTGGCTGCAAATAATGAGTTCGCCCCTGAGTGCATTTTCGGGGCAACCTTGGGTCCGAATAGAAAGGAAGAAAAAGGAGAAGCTCTATATGAGAAATATATGGGCGGGAGTGTCAGAGGcggggtacaagtacgagtacgagtatgtgCGTGTATTGTGATAAAAAACTACTGGTTCACATTACTGGATATTGGGCCTACAATGAGACGAGTTGGAATTGTTGACCTTGGAGGAGTGGCATAGCTACATGATGACAGGATAACGTGGGTATCTCCTAAGTAAACTCGGACTATCGGCtggaggctgccaagatAGATAGCGCGAGCAACCGTGGAGGACTTAATtacgatacagtacatactggtagACACTCCCGTGGGGGTACAATACAACAATTCCCATAaccttgtacagtacactcTGAAAGGCTCTCGAAGGCCTATCTGCCTTCCAGACTCAAGTCTATGTGCACGAGAAAGAGGACATATTAGAAGTCAAAGGAATGGCTGTGTGTTATCTAAGAGAGATAGCCCGTTTTTTGACACATTCATTAGTCACTAATGGGCAAACGGTTTCATTAATGACAGTCATACATCCTCTTCTGTGGCTTGCTTGGAGGCAGCCTGCAACGCGTGATATAGTGCATGGATGATATAAGCGTGCACCCTGGGAAGTCTCGGACCGGTTGAGGTTGTTAAGCTGGTCGGAATTGAAATTCGAAGGTATATTTGATTAGTAGTACTCATAATACCgaatgtacaagtgcgagtactgtacgctACAAAttagtactcgtacaagaGAGTGTATATATGTGAACGAatctccaagaagacccTCGACAGTGTACTCCAGAAGAACAGAGCCGTACACACTCCTTGGAGATATTTTGCACTAAGAACTACCAACTACGATGAAGAACAGAATATCATACCAATACAAGCATTCTTGTTCCAAAACTAGTTTCCAGCTGAAAGATCTATTCTttgatacttgtacttacaTCACCCGATGTGCACTCTCCAGTTATCGTGTCCTGCAGGATGCTTTTCCGATGCTACAGTGCAAGTTGCGTATATATGTTGATATGCTGCGAGCTGTAGTGTTACAAGCTGGCATATCTGCTCCTGGGGTCAGGGTGATGGGACTGCAAAGTTGTCGCATCTGTCCCATATCTCACTCGATATACTGTAACACCCAATTATATATCAACCTCGGTTCATCTCGGCAAGTCTATTTTCAAACATCAACTAAATGATCAACCAATTACTTTGTCTGATACTCAACCCCCCACTCACCCGGTTTTCCCCATTTTGGGTCACAGTGCATCAGAGAAGCGCGGTTCGAATTCGACTGATGTCAATGAGACCAGTTTTTTCTGTCGGGTCGAAATTTAAAAGTAAAAAATACCGAGGCCTGTAAGGTAACGTAAGAAAGCCAATCTGCCGTGACGGATCAAATAATAATATTAACCGAGGTTATGGAGAGAGTGGCAGCGACACAACATACACCTCATGTGAGAGCTCTAGCACTAGCACAAATACGCCAATGGAGCAACCTCCCAAACTGCATCACAAAGCTCTCTTACCCCATCTGTCTATCTTGCTTTTCTCCGCTCGTAGACGCCGTTGTCGCAGAACCCAAAAGGTAATTTTTTTGACTCATCGCAGGTGCGGCTGCCAACAATGGACATAAAAGAGAACAGAGGGCCGGCTGAGACTCCGTCAACCCCCACTCGACGAACAAACATCGCCAATATTATCAATATGGACGTCGACATTGTTATGGACAAGTTCTGGCCCGGGTACAACCCCGATGGCACCAAGCGAGAATCTTCAGCAGAACGAGGTATGCTCTACAGATCAGAGTCCGGAATCTCTACTCCCCTACCCGTTCCCAACGTCTACCAGCCTCCCGCACACCAGTATCCCGGTCTGGACATCAATCAGAGCAGTACCGGAGTCATCTGGACCACTGAGCGAGCTGCAGAAAAGGGGTTCACCTACCAGGACCCTACGTGGGCTAACCTGGGTCAGGGAGCTCCTGAGGTCGGAGACATTCCTGGTTGCTTTGAGCGACCCGATAACATTGATATTTCCATCAACACCCGAGAATACGCACCAACTTCTGGTCTAACAGACCTCAGAAAGGCTGTGGCTAACCTCTACAACGAGGAGTACCGACAAGACAAGGCCTCCAAGTACACCTATGAAAACGTGTGTATTGTTCCCGGAGGACGAGCTGGTCTGATTCGAATCGCCGCCATCCTCAAGGACTGCTACATGagtttcttcttccccgATTACACAGCCTATTCTGAAATGCTGTCGCTGTTCAAGAACTTTGCTCCCATTCCAGTGCCTCTGGACGATTCGGACAACTACCAGGTCCATCTGGACATTATTGAGAGCGAGCTCAACCGAGGAGTGTCGGCTCTGCTGACCTCGAACCCCCGAAACCCCACCGGACAGGCTCTTCGAGGCGCCGATCTCAAACGACTGCAAGATATGTGCAGAAAGAAGTGTCTGCTCATCATGGACGAGTTCTACTCGCGCTACAACTACGAGGATGGGTGCAACGGAGAGAGTATTTCCTGCTGTGGAAATATCGAGGATGTCAACGTGGACCCTGTGCTTATTCTTGACGGTCTTACAAAGGCTTTCCGACTCCCCGGATGGCGAATCTGCTGGATTCTGGGCCCCAAAAAGTACATCAATGCTCTCGCTTCTGCAGGATCGTATCTtgacggaggaggaaacGCGCCGTTCCAGGCCGCAGCTATTCCCATGTTGGAACCCTCGCTGGTGAGAAAGGAAATGACTGCTCTGCAGCGTCATTTTGTCATGAAGCGGGACTACTGCATTGACCGACTCACCAAGATGGGATTTGTGTTCAAGAAGATTCCTACCTCCACCTTCTACCTGTGGGTCGACCTCTCAAAGCTGCCTGGTAAGCTGAGCAATACCCTTGGCTTCTTCCAGGAGtgtctcaaggagaaggtgattGTTGTTCCTGGTATTTTCTTCGATCTTAACCCTCTGGCTCGACGAGAACTCGATGACTCTCCTTACTACCACTTTGTGCGACTCTCCTACGGCCCTGACATGGATGCCCTCAAATTGGGCATGGACGGTATTGAGAAGGTGATACAGAAGCACACTCTGAGCCCTAAGATTTTTGATAAGAAGTTGAATCTGGCTGATGAGCCTGCTCGAGCCGAGTCTCCTGTCCCTAAGAGATAGGGAGTGACGGCGAAGGTGAATTGCAGTAGGCCATGAGCGACAACTAATCTATAAATCAGTATTTTAAAAACAATGtatacaggtacagtactccTTCCACTAATATTATGATTTCAAACAAAACCTCTTTTCAAAAGGCTCGAATTGTTGTGATTACGATAACCTCTCAGTATTATACGGTCTGCACCACCTGCAATAACATGCACGAATCTGCACTTCCCATGCTCTAGCATCAGATGTAAGAGACAATGTTACGTGGCAGGAAGTGGTGAGTCTTCGTTTCTCGTTTCTTTGTGTATATAAATTGCCATGAGATACCCGCCATGTTACCCCATTGCTGCTTTAGCTTACAGTAGCGGCCGTTTTCAGGCTTAGAGCGATTTGTGGGGTGGATCGAATGTCACCTTGAGCCTTTTAGAGTCGTAAatttggtcatgtgatatACCACATGATGAATTAGTCGACGATTTGAAGAGGGAAATACA from Yarrowia lipolytica chromosome 1D, complete sequence encodes:
- a CDS encoding uncharacterized protein (Compare to YALI0D00825g, similar to uniprot|Q8X012 Neurospora crassa Conserved hypothetical protein Putative transaminase), whose product is MDIKENRGPAETPSTPTRRTNIANIINMDVDIVMDKFWPGYNPDGTKRESSAERGMLYRSESGISTPLPVPNVYQPPAHQYPGLDINQSSTGVIWTTERAAEKGFTYQDPTWANLGQGAPEVGDIPGCFERPDNIDISINTREYAPTSGLTDLRKAVANLYNEEYRQDKASKYTYENVCIVPGGRAGLIRIAAILKDCYMSFFFPDYTAYSEMLSLFKNFAPIPVPLDDSDNYQVHLDIIESELNRGVSALLTSNPRNPTGQALRGADLKRLQDMCRKKCLLIMDEFYSRYNYEDGCNGESISCCGNIEDVNVDPVLILDGLTKAFRLPGWRICWILGPKKYINALASAGSYLDGGGNAPFQAAAIPMLEPSLVRKEMTALQRHFVMKRDYCIDRLTKMGFVFKKIPTSTFYLWVDLSKLPGKLSNTLGFFQECLKEKVIVVPGIFFDLNPLARRELDDSPYYHFVRLSYGPDMDALKLGMDGIEKVIQKHTLSPKIFDKKLNLADEPARAESPVPKR